A stretch of Coccidioides posadasii str. Silveira chromosome 2, complete sequence DNA encodes these proteins:
- a CDS encoding uncharacterized protein (EggNog:ENOG410PJB3~COG:K), with the protein METMLVSSPVKKRKNKDEDHKLSKKRKHHDPGTHSSPEHKKKEKHHRKHKSNAEPLHPEFSLEHTKPLSKSQGSQTDSQDPIDSSPFHLVETTLYLPLSPISLSPTHALSCLISEHVAPLLLTYYPPVRGIVLAFSNPSISSTPPHHSSSSHQSATTPQPLTLAVTAGEYGVLYVYLTITLLVFRPERGQTLEGWINVQSEGFLGAVVLNLFSVGIERKRLPPDWKWVAPGQQPESTPTTTQDEDDSDTNSDTEIFRPLKGDKHIPDEHDDEASAAMGYFQTRSGKRVRGMIKFRVRDVDVIPGSEWDKGFLSLEGTMLSPVEEGKLITEEKRRILGYQKGVTIVQSSDGDVEMSGGLVAEESRDDRAAGSAEKEKKKRKKKSKQ; encoded by the coding sequence ATGGAGACAATGTTGGTATCGTCGCCTgtgaaaaagaggaagaataAAGATGAAGACCACAAGTTGTCGAAAAAGCGAAAACACCATGATCCCGGCACACACTCCAGTCCCGAGCacaagaaaaaggagaagcaTCACCGCAAACACAAAAGCAATGCTGAGCCACTACATCCAGAATTCTCCTTGGAGCATACGAAACCTCTCAGCAAGTCGCAAGGCTCTCAAACCGACTCCCAAGACCCCATAGATTCCTCGCCTTTCCACCTCGTCGAAACGACCTTATACCTACCTCTCTCGCCGATCTCACTCTCTCCTACTCACGCTCTCTCATGCTTGATATCCGAACACGTTGCGCCACTACTATTAACTTACTATCCACCGGTCCGAGGAATAGTCCTTGCTTTCTCTAACCCGTCAATCTCATCCACACCTCCCCACCATTCATCAAGCTCCCACCAAAGCGCTACAACTCCGCAACCGCTTACTCTCGCCGTAACTGCTGGCGAATACGGCGTCCTGTACGTTTATCTAACGATCACCTTACTCGTCTTTCGCCCGGAGCGCGGCCAGACTCTAGAGGGATGGATAAACGTGCAATCGGAAGGTTTCCTGGGCGCCGTCGTTCTCAATCTCTTCTCCGTCGGAATCGAACGCAAACGGCTCCCCCCAGACTGGAAATGGGTAGCTCCCGGTCAGCAACCGGAATCAACACCGACTACGACGCAGGACGAAGATGATTCCGACACCAACTCAGATACGGAAATTTTTCGCCCGCTTAAAGGCGATAAACATATTCCCGATGAGCATGATGATGAGGCGTCTGCAGCGATGGGGTATTTCCAGACGCGTTCTGGGAAACGGGTTCGTGGGATGATTAAGTTCCGTGTGAGAGATGTGGATGTAATTCCCGGCAGCGAGTGGGATAAGGGCTTCCTTAGCCTTGAAGGAACAATGTTGAGCCCGGTGGAAGAAGGAAAGCTGATTACAGAAGAGAAGAGACGGATTTTGGGGTATCAAAAAGGCGTGACCATCGTTCAGAGCAGTGATGGTGATGTGGAGATGTCTGGAGGCCTCGTGGCCGAAGAAAGTCGCGACGATCGCGCAGCAGGGAGTgcggagaaagagaagaagaagagaaagaaaaagtcGAAGCAATAG
- a CDS encoding uncharacterized protein (EggNog:ENOG410PKM2~COG:O~TransMembrane:5 (i12-32o52-69i167-189o195-213i225-246o)~BUSCO:10974at33183), with protein sequence MSDITGSILSFAGWAFLPRFISSFLQSVYYRITIRAGSPHPHPSSPCYARHYRRIYIFVVTSYLLYTFYDAYHRIRAQGDFYQILGVLPTADDRTIKSRFRRLAALHHPDKQGGFESTSTGDLFVHLKLAQDTLLDPTRRFVYDRFGREVIEGRKTYTITQLLYEGLYALLPQYFVGLVTLALLNTFWFSPWGRYWRFYTLFALFVLEVSLLTHRDGVFMPATYLPAWLSSLFSLNAFYLLPFQILSLARTASVTLNIFISQIAPPHASSSNQPSASLSPQAQQKLVQLAQLSRTCDVEATKLLQLQYTPLKGQKESVSRLRKGMKTSLIMGTVQESPGVQETIHNVTKPQGV encoded by the exons ATGAGCGACATCACTGGTTCTATTCTCTCCTTTGCTGGCTGGGCCTTTCTCCCCCGC TTTATCTCCTCGTTCCTCCAATCTGTTTACTATCGTATTACCATCCGTGCTGGTTCACCGCATCCACATCCTTCCTCTCCCTGCTATGCCCGACATTATCGCCGAATATACATATTTGTCGTGACGAGCTATCTTCTCTACACCTTTTATGACGCATACCACCGCATCCGCGCGCAGGGAGATTTTTATCAGATCCTCGGTGTGCTACCTACCGCCGACGATCGGACCATCAAGTCCCGATTCAGGCGACTAGCCGCGCTTCACCACCCTGATAAACAAGGTGGCTTTGAGAGCACGAGCACCGGCGACCTTTTTGTCCATCTTAAACTTGCGCAGGACACGCTGCTTGACCCCACCAGGCGATTCGTCTATGATCGATTTGGGAGGGAGGTCATCGAAGGCAGAAAGACCTACACCATTACGCAGCTCCTGTACGAAGGGCTGTATGCGTTACTACCGCAGTACTTTGTTGGATTAGTGACATTAGCACTTTTGAATACATTTTGGTTTTCGCCATGGGGAAGATAC TGGCGATTCTATACGCTGTTTGCCCTTTTTGTCCTCGAAGTGTCTCTCCTCACGCACCGTGATGGAGTATTCATGCCTGCTACATATCTCCCAGCCTGGCTCTCCAGTCTCTTCAGCCTGAATGCATTTTATCTTCTTCCGTTCCAGATTCTAAGCCTCGCGCGCACCGCGTCCGTCACTCTAAACATTTTCATCTCCCAAATCGCCCCACCACACGCCTCATCATCAAATCAGCCATCCGCGAGTCTCTCGCCCCAGGCGCAACAGAAGCTGGTGCAGCTGGCTCAACTCAGTCGTACTTGTGACGTGGAAGCCACTAAACTCCTCCAACTCCAATACACACCCTTAAAGGGGCAGAAGGAATCTGTTTCCAGGCTGCGGAAAGGTATGAAGACCAGCCTAATCATGGGAACAGTGCAGGAAAGCCCAGGGGTTCAAGAGACAATTCATAATGTGACAAAACCGCAGGGTGTATAA
- a CDS encoding uncharacterized protein (EggNog:ENOG410PIED~COG:S~BUSCO:11530at33183), giving the protein MDNKQVYADVQEHYSSAAKTTDNEYSKKVAEAFGYSESELTSIPKDANLGLSCGNPLALANLKEGETVVDFGSGAGFDVFLAAKRVGATGKVIGVDMNKDMLERAHKNKETAKADNVSFVESRITDVKLPDATADCIISNCVVNLVPEAEKQLVFNEMFRLLKPGGRVAISDILARKELPPEIRNDMALYVGCVAGASQVSGYQQYFRNAGFNDSVIVDTNSDLNIYTTAKDDGADMPCCGGTNTCTPLKPTIKSIDFNEWAGKILQLIGSRT; this is encoded by the exons ATGGACAACAAACAAGTCTATGCGGACGTCCAGGAGCATTACAGCTCCGCCGCCAAAACCACTGATAACGAATACAGCAAAAAGGTGGCCGAGGCATTCGGGTATAGCGAGTCTGAGCTCACCAGCATCCCCAAAGATGCGAATCTGGGGCTGAGCTGCGGAAATCCGCTGGCCTTGGCGAACCTGAAGGAG GGAGAAACGGTTGTCGACTTTGGCAGCGGAGCAGGATTCGACGTTTTTCTGGCGGCCAAGAGAGTTGGTGCTACAGGGAAGGTCATTGGAGTCGACATGAATAAG GATATGCTTGAACGAGCACATAAAAACAAAGAGACTGCCAAAGCAGATAACGTGTCGTTCGTTGAGTCTCGCATAACCGATGTCAAGCTGCCCGATGCTACAGCGGACTGCATCATCAGCAACTGCGTGGTCAATCTCGTCCCAGAAGCAGAGAAACAACTCGTCTTCAACGAAATGTTTCGACTCCTCAAGCCTGGTGGTCGTGTGGCCATCAGTGACATCCTCGCGAGAAAGGAGCTTCCACCAGAAATCAGGAATGACATGGCTCTCTATGTTGGCTGCGTAGCAGGCGCGAGCCAGGTTTCAGGCTACCAGCAATATTTCCGCAATGCTGGGTTCAATG ACTCCGTAATCGTGGACACGAACAGCGAtttaaatatatatactACCGCCAAAGATGACGGTGCCGACATGCCATGTTGTGGAGGCACCAACACCTGCACTCCACTCAAGCCGACAATTAAAAGTATTGATTTCAATGAATGGGCAGGTAAGATACTTCAACTGATCGGGAGCCGTACGTGA
- a CDS encoding uncharacterized protein (EggNog:ENOG410PIED~COG:S~BUSCO:11530at33183) — translation MDNKQVYADVQEHYSSAAKTTDNEYSKKVAEAFGYSESELTSIPKDANLGLSCGNPLALANLKEGETVVDFGSGAGFDVFLAAKRVGATGKVIGVDMNKDMLERAHKNKETAKADNVSFVESRITDVKLPDATADCIISNCVVNLVPEAEKQLVFNEMFRLLKPGGRVAISDILARKELPPEIRNDMALYVGCVAGASQVSGYQQYFRNAGFNDSVIVDTNSDLNIYTTAKDDGADMPCCGGTNTCTPLKPTIKSIDFNEWAGSFKIYAVKP, via the exons ATGGACAACAAACAAGTCTATGCGGACGTCCAGGAGCATTACAGCTCCGCCGCCAAAACCACTGATAACGAATACAGCAAAAAGGTGGCCGAGGCATTCGGGTATAGCGAGTCTGAGCTCACCAGCATCCCCAAAGATGCGAATCTGGGGCTGAGCTGCGGAAATCCGCTGGCCTTGGCGAACCTGAAGGAG GGAGAAACGGTTGTCGACTTTGGCAGCGGAGCAGGATTCGACGTTTTTCTGGCGGCCAAGAGAGTTGGTGCTACAGGGAAGGTCATTGGAGTCGACATGAATAAG GATATGCTTGAACGAGCACATAAAAACAAAGAGACTGCCAAAGCAGATAACGTGTCGTTCGTTGAGTCTCGCATAACCGATGTCAAGCTGCCCGATGCTACAGCGGACTGCATCATCAGCAACTGCGTGGTCAATCTCGTCCCAGAAGCAGAGAAACAACTCGTCTTCAACGAAATGTTTCGACTCCTCAAGCCTGGTGGTCGTGTGGCCATCAGTGACATCCTCGCGAGAAAGGAGCTTCCACCAGAAATCAGGAATGACATGGCTCTCTATGTTGGCTGCGTAGCAGGCGCGAGCCAGGTTTCAGGCTACCAGCAATATTTCCGCAATGCTGGGTTCAATG ACTCCGTAATCGTGGACACGAACAGCGAtttaaatatatatactACCGCCAAAGATGACGGTGCCGACATGCCATGTTGTGGAGGCACCAACACCTGCACTCCACTCAAGCCGACAATTAAAAGTATTGATTTCAATGAATGGGCAG GCTCTTTCAAGATTTATGCCGTAAAGCCTTGA